In one Halorubrum sp. CBA1229 genomic region, the following are encoded:
- a CDS encoding PAS domain-containing sensor histidine kinase, which yields MTERSPRDREIRRYETILESLDDAVYAVRPDGTIAYVNERYAEMKGVSREELIGTEIYDWVTEEAAEKAKQVRREIEAGERDAGTVEYEFLTAEGERFPVEMRFNRLAGEGEDGEGDSGDASDLDRVGVIRDVSDRKRREEALQTKNERLEEFASIVSHDLRNPLSVAEGRLDLAREECDSEHLDHVARAHERMDSLIDDLLTLARDGEGVEEPEKVSLDELAKECWEGVETADATLRVDTDRAIRADRSRLRQIFENLVRNAIEHAGEDVTVTVGDVGGGFYVADDGPGIPEGEREAVFEAGYSTNDDGTGFGLEIVEAVAAAHGWEVRVTESADGGARFEFSGVDVLD from the coding sequence ATGACGGAACGGTCACCCCGGGACAGGGAGATACGGCGGTACGAGACGATCCTCGAGTCGCTCGACGACGCCGTCTACGCCGTGCGTCCCGACGGGACCATCGCGTACGTCAACGAGCGCTACGCCGAGATGAAAGGCGTGAGCCGCGAGGAGCTGATCGGCACGGAAATCTACGACTGGGTGACCGAGGAGGCCGCGGAGAAGGCGAAGCAGGTACGCCGCGAGATCGAGGCCGGAGAGCGGGACGCCGGGACGGTGGAGTACGAGTTCCTCACCGCGGAGGGCGAGCGGTTCCCGGTGGAGATGCGGTTCAATCGGCTCGCGGGCGAGGGGGAGGACGGCGAGGGAGACAGCGGCGACGCGTCCGACCTCGACCGCGTCGGCGTCATCCGCGACGTCAGCGATCGGAAGCGCCGCGAGGAGGCGCTGCAAACGAAGAACGAGCGGTTAGAGGAGTTCGCGAGCATCGTCTCGCACGACCTCCGGAACCCCCTCAGCGTCGCCGAGGGGCGACTGGACCTCGCCCGGGAGGAGTGCGACTCCGAGCACCTCGACCACGTCGCCCGGGCCCACGAGCGCATGGACTCCCTCATCGACGACCTGCTGACGCTCGCGCGCGACGGCGAGGGCGTCGAGGAGCCGGAGAAGGTCTCACTCGACGAACTCGCCAAGGAGTGCTGGGAGGGAGTCGAGACCGCCGACGCGACGCTCCGGGTCGACACGGACCGCGCGATCCGCGCCGACCGGAGCCGCCTCAGGCAGATCTTCGAGAACCTCGTCCGAAACGCGATCGAGCACGCGGGCGAGGACGTCACGGTCACCGTCGGCGACGTCGGCGGCGGCTTCTACGTCGCCGACGACGGCCCGGGAATCCCCGAGGGCGAGCGCGAGGCGGTGTTCGAGGCGGGGTACAGCACGAACGACGACGGGACCGGCTTCGGGCTGGAGATCGTCGAGGCCGTCGCGGCGGCCCACGGCTGGGAGGTGCGCGTCACCGAGAGCGCCGACGGCGGCGCCCGCTTCGAGTTCTCCGGCGTCGACGTGCTCGACTGA
- a CDS encoding MBL fold metallo-hydrolase, whose protein sequence is MNRIQLGNTVFEGENDVYLLDGETTALVDTGVALPDVRADLEAGLADHGVDFADVDEVVLTHWHPDHAGLAGEVQAAGGADVFVHEADAPLVDGTETPLTADPDLQRETFERWGLPEVDQKRLRDFFDAVSADLSGRPADVTTVADGDAIEAGGVALEAVHLPGHTAGLTGFAFDPREVPDHEPVGRAGRDTRKGSAAPAELFAGDALLPKYTPNVGGADVRVDAPLAAYARSLARIVERDFDAAHPGHRERIDDPSRRAATILDHHRHRTRRVLDVLADGGPATAWEVSAELFGDLVDIHVLHGPGEAFAHLDHLADAGVVERDGTDYRLVDPDPDVDALFPTTPLDDAVDGSGTAE, encoded by the coding sequence GTGAACCGGATCCAGCTCGGCAACACCGTGTTCGAGGGCGAGAACGACGTCTACCTGCTCGACGGCGAGACGACCGCGCTGGTCGACACCGGCGTCGCGCTCCCGGACGTCCGCGCCGACCTGGAGGCCGGCCTCGCCGACCACGGCGTCGACTTCGCCGACGTCGACGAGGTCGTCCTGACGCACTGGCACCCCGACCACGCGGGACTGGCCGGCGAGGTCCAGGCCGCGGGCGGCGCCGACGTGTTCGTCCACGAGGCCGACGCGCCCCTCGTCGACGGGACGGAGACGCCGCTCACGGCCGACCCCGACCTCCAGCGCGAGACGTTCGAGCGGTGGGGGCTCCCCGAGGTCGACCAGAAGCGGCTCCGCGACTTCTTCGACGCGGTGAGCGCCGACCTCAGCGGCCGCCCCGCCGACGTCACGACCGTCGCCGACGGCGACGCGATCGAGGCGGGCGGCGTCGCGCTGGAGGCCGTCCACCTGCCGGGCCACACCGCCGGGCTCACCGGGTTCGCGTTCGACCCGCGCGAGGTCCCGGACCACGAGCCGGTGGGGCGGGCGGGGCGGGACACGCGGAAGGGATCTGCAGCCCCCGCGGAGCTGTTCGCCGGCGACGCGCTCCTCCCGAAGTACACCCCGAACGTCGGCGGCGCGGACGTCCGGGTCGACGCGCCCCTCGCGGCGTACGCCCGGAGCCTCGCGCGGATCGTCGAGCGCGACTTCGACGCGGCGCACCCGGGGCACCGCGAGCGGATCGACGACCCGAGCCGGCGGGCCGCGACGATCCTCGACCACCACCGCCACCGGACGCGGCGCGTCCTCGACGTCCTCGCCGACGGCGGCCCCGCGACGGCGTGGGAGGTGTCGGCCGAGCTGTTCGGCGACTTAGTCGACATCCACGTGCTCCACGGGCCGGGCGAGGCGTTCGCGCACCTCGACCACCTCGCCGACGCGGGGGTCGTCGAGCGCGACGGGACCGACTACCGCCTCGTCGACCCGGATCCCGACGTCGACGCGCTGTTCCCGACGACGCCCCTCGACGACGCCGTCGACGGGAGTGGGACGGCGGAGTGA
- the kdgK1 gene encoding bifunctional 2-dehydro-3-deoxygluconokinase/2-dehydro-3-deoxygalactonokinase, with translation MVGVTDLVTFGETMLRLSPPRGVRLETARNLGVQAGGAESNVAVGAARLGADAVWLSKLPESPLGRRVVSELRSHGVRTGVAWDDPESSRVGTYYLEHGGEPRGTTVIYDRADAAITTVEPGELPTAALESADRFHTTGITPALSDRAAETTTALLRAAGEAGATRSFDLNYRAKLWDPETARAAYEELFAHVDTLFVPRRDAREVLGREGDAVEIAHGLAAEFDFTTVVVTRGAEGAVALRNGAVYEQGVYDAETFDAIGTGDAFVAGYLAKRLDGGDVADGLEWAAAAAALKRTVDGDLAVISPEDVAAVVDGAGGIDR, from the coding sequence GTGGTCGGCGTGACGGACCTCGTGACGTTCGGCGAGACGATGCTCCGGCTCTCGCCGCCGCGCGGCGTCCGGCTGGAGACCGCCCGGAACCTCGGCGTCCAGGCGGGCGGGGCGGAGAGCAACGTGGCGGTCGGCGCGGCGCGGCTCGGCGCGGACGCCGTCTGGCTCTCCAAGCTCCCGGAGTCGCCGCTCGGCCGGCGGGTCGTGAGCGAGCTCCGAAGCCACGGCGTCCGGACCGGCGTCGCGTGGGACGACCCCGAGTCGAGCCGCGTCGGGACGTATTACCTCGAACACGGCGGCGAGCCGCGCGGGACCACGGTGATCTACGACCGCGCCGACGCCGCGATCACGACGGTCGAGCCCGGCGAGCTGCCGACCGCCGCCCTGGAGTCGGCGGACCGCTTCCACACGACCGGGATCACCCCGGCGCTCTCCGACCGGGCCGCGGAGACGACGACCGCGCTGCTCCGCGCCGCGGGCGAGGCCGGGGCGACCCGCTCGTTCGACCTGAACTACCGGGCGAAGCTCTGGGACCCCGAGACGGCGCGGGCGGCGTACGAGGAGCTGTTCGCGCACGTCGACACGCTGTTCGTCCCGCGGCGGGACGCCCGCGAGGTGCTGGGCCGCGAGGGCGACGCGGTAGAGATCGCCCACGGGCTCGCCGCCGAGTTCGACTTCACCACCGTCGTCGTCACGCGGGGCGCCGAGGGGGCGGTGGCCCTGCGGAACGGCGCGGTGTACGAGCAGGGCGTCTACGACGCGGAGACGTTCGACGCGATCGGCACCGGCGACGCGTTCGTCGCGGGCTACCTCGCGAAGCGGCTCGACGGCGGGGACGTCGCCGACGGGCTGGAGTGGGCGGCCGCGGCCGCCGCCCTGAAGCGCACCGTCGACGGCGACCTCGCCGTGATCTCCCCCGAGGACGTCGCCGCCGTCGTCGACGGCGCCGGCGGGATCGACCGGTAG
- a CDS encoding ABC transporter ATP-binding protein, producing MAQTQPVGTRQSSDTESGSPADPSPDPVLSLSDVTKEFGPETAVDGVSLDVEPGELLTFLGPSGCGKTTTLRTIAGLEEPTEGEITLGGETVAGDGGFVAPEQRDVGIVFQNFALFPHLTVRENIAFGLSDADEAATAARVDELLDLVDMPEHGEKTPDQLSGGQKQRVALARSLAPEPEVLLLDEPFSNLDVRLRVEMREEVRQILKEAGVTAVSVTHDQEEALSISDRVAVMNEGKIEQVGRPEQVFERPESKFVASFLGRASFLEGELRDGKVETGIGRFDAVTLEGYDTVYDGAPVDVLVRPDDLRATPASPELADGVIVSRQYVGPSFVYRVELETGDTVHCLHNHVEEFGLDEPVSLELTADHPLAWYPR from the coding sequence ATGGCTCAAACGCAACCAGTCGGCACGAGGCAGTCGAGCGATACGGAGAGCGGGTCGCCCGCGGACCCGTCGCCCGACCCGGTGTTGTCGCTGTCGGACGTGACCAAGGAGTTCGGCCCCGAGACCGCGGTCGACGGGGTTTCGCTCGACGTCGAGCCGGGCGAGCTCCTCACCTTCCTCGGGCCCTCCGGCTGCGGGAAGACGACGACCCTCCGGACCATCGCCGGCTTAGAGGAGCCGACGGAGGGGGAGATCACCCTCGGCGGCGAGACCGTCGCCGGCGACGGCGGGTTCGTCGCGCCCGAGCAGCGCGACGTCGGGATCGTCTTCCAGAACTTCGCGCTGTTCCCGCACCTCACCGTTCGCGAGAACATCGCCTTCGGGCTCTCCGACGCCGACGAGGCGGCGACCGCGGCCCGCGTCGACGAGCTGCTCGACCTCGTCGACATGCCCGAGCACGGCGAGAAGACGCCCGACCAGCTCTCCGGCGGGCAGAAGCAGCGCGTCGCGCTCGCCCGGTCGCTCGCGCCCGAGCCCGAGGTGCTCCTCCTCGATGAGCCGTTCTCGAACCTCGACGTCCGGCTCCGCGTGGAGATGCGCGAGGAGGTGCGGCAGATCCTGAAGGAGGCCGGCGTCACCGCCGTCTCCGTCACCCACGACCAGGAGGAGGCGCTCTCCATCTCCGACCGCGTCGCCGTCATGAACGAGGGGAAGATCGAGCAGGTCGGCCGCCCCGAGCAGGTGTTCGAGCGCCCCGAGTCGAAGTTCGTCGCCTCCTTCCTCGGGCGCGCGTCGTTCCTCGAGGGCGAGCTCCGCGACGGGAAGGTCGAGACCGGGATCGGCCGGTTTGACGCCGTCACGCTGGAGGGGTACGACACCGTCTACGACGGCGCGCCCGTCGACGTCTTGGTGCGCCCGGACGACCTCCGAGCGACGCCCGCGAGCCCTGAGCTGGCCGACGGGGTCATCGTCTCGCGGCAGTACGTCGGCCCCTCGTTCGTCTACCGGGTGGAGCTGGAGACCGGCGACACGGTCCACTGCCTGCACAACCACGTCGAGGAGTTCGGGCTCGACGAGCCCGTGAGCTTAGAGCTGACCGCCGACCACCCGCTGGCCTGGTACCCGCGGTAA
- a CDS encoding DUF4129 domain-containing protein translates to MNRDTLAAVLLALLAVVALGVAAATLDSAVSLGGGGFGVAGDGGGPTGESGDVGASPAPSGGGALSLPPACYEFLREPPALAAFAAVLLALAWFVYRDTGSRLAAGAVAASMGFPVAALGWLLSACRPVDQGFEFERGAAVAGEGGLLPQGGGGAGAGGGEGAASAPELLFAAVVVAALVASVAVLLAAGGDDEADAGEAGAGGEDEPGPADPDLREVGRAAGEAADRIERSDADNEVYRAWRDMTEALDVDRPASSTPAEFAAAAVDAGVDEDPVADLTAVFERVRYGGEDATAERERRAADALRRIEERHGGAE, encoded by the coding sequence GTGAATCGGGACACCCTCGCTGCGGTCCTCCTCGCCCTCCTCGCGGTCGTCGCGCTCGGCGTCGCCGCGGCGACCCTCGACTCCGCCGTGAGCCTCGGCGGCGGCGGGTTCGGCGTCGCCGGCGACGGCGGCGGCCCGACCGGGGAGAGCGGCGACGTCGGCGCGTCGCCAGCCCCGAGCGGCGGGGGTGCCCTCTCCCTCCCGCCCGCGTGCTACGAGTTCCTCCGCGAGCCCCCGGCGCTCGCGGCGTTCGCCGCCGTCCTCCTCGCGCTCGCGTGGTTCGTGTACCGGGACACCGGGTCGAGGCTGGCCGCGGGCGCCGTCGCCGCGTCGATGGGGTTCCCGGTCGCCGCGCTGGGGTGGCTGCTCTCGGCCTGCCGGCCGGTCGACCAGGGATTCGAGTTCGAGCGCGGCGCGGCCGTCGCCGGCGAGGGCGGGCTCCTGCCGCAGGGCGGCGGCGGAGCCGGCGCGGGGGGCGGCGAGGGAGCCGCCTCGGCGCCGGAGCTGCTGTTCGCCGCGGTCGTCGTCGCCGCGCTCGTCGCGAGCGTCGCCGTCCTCCTCGCGGCCGGCGGCGACGACGAGGCGGACGCCGGCGAGGCCGGGGCCGGAGGCGAGGACGAGCCTGGGCCGGCCGATCCGGACCTCCGAGAGGTCGGGCGGGCCGCCGGCGAAGCGGCCGACCGGATCGAGCGGTCCGACGCCGACAACGAGGTGTACCGCGCGTGGCGCGACATGACCGAGGCCCTCGACGTGGACCGCCCCGCCTCCTCGACGCCCGCCGAGTTCGCGGCCGCCGCCGTCGACGCCGGCGTCGACGAGGACCCGGTCGCGGACCTCACCGCCGTCTTCGAGCGGGTGCGATACGGGGGCGAGGACGCGACCGCGGAGCGCGAGCGCCGGGCCGCGGACGCCCTCCGCCGGATCGAGGAGCGCCACGGGGGTGCGGAGTAG
- the purL gene encoding phosphoribosylformylglycinamidine synthase subunit PurL — MSLSEPDRELVVAELGREPTTAEAALFENLWSEHCAYRSSRPLLSAFESEGDQVVVGPGDDAAVLALPEPDAANAPAADRDADDYGDQYVTFGVESHNHPSFVDPFDGAATGVGGIVRDTMSMGAYPIALLDSLYFGGFDRERSRYLFEGVVEGISHYGNCIGVPTVGGSVAFHGGYEGNPLVNVACVGLTNEDRLVTATAQEPGNKLVLVGNGTGRDGLGGASFASEDLAEDAETEDRPAVQVGDPYAEKRLIECNEALVDEDLILSARDLGAAGLGGASSELVAKGGLGARIDLDRVHQREPNMNATEILLAESQERMCYEVAPDDVDRVSALADRFDLGCSVIGEVTDGNYVCEFAGDGDESETVVDVDAEYLADGAPMNDLPSEAPTQPDRDLPDPEPALGDAVESVVSAPSTASKRWVYRQYDHEVGARTAVKPGDDAAIMAIRETAADDEAAAALDPDEQGVGLALSSGANPNWTAAAPYEGARAVAVENATNLAAKGAVPLAAVDCLNGGNPEKPDVYGGFKGIVDGLADACAALDTPVVGGNVSLYNDSVEGPIPPTPTLALIGTKRGYDAPSAALDAERADDSELLLVGAGGDALGGSEYLAQAGGTDRFPDLPDESDGVALADRVASLAAVARDESTLAAHDVSDGGLAVALAELVTDAAGADVRLPDRVAAFDETPGRLVVQTTDPEAVAEAAGELPVHRLGDVTTDGTLSLSVGGESTAVDADAIRELRGVIERELA; from the coding sequence ATGAGTCTGTCCGAACCGGACCGCGAGCTCGTGGTCGCCGAGCTCGGTCGGGAGCCGACGACGGCCGAGGCCGCGCTGTTCGAGAACCTCTGGAGCGAGCACTGCGCGTACCGCTCCTCGCGGCCCCTGCTGTCGGCGTTCGAGAGCGAGGGCGACCAGGTCGTCGTCGGTCCCGGCGACGACGCCGCCGTCCTCGCGCTCCCCGAGCCGGACGCCGCGAACGCCCCCGCGGCCGACCGCGACGCCGACGACTACGGCGACCAGTACGTCACCTTCGGCGTCGAGAGCCACAACCACCCCTCCTTCGTCGACCCGTTCGACGGGGCCGCGACGGGGGTCGGCGGCATCGTCCGCGACACGATGAGCATGGGCGCGTACCCGATCGCCTTACTCGACTCGTTATACTTCGGCGGCTTCGACCGCGAGCGCTCGCGGTACCTCTTCGAGGGCGTCGTCGAGGGGATCTCCCACTACGGCAACTGCATCGGCGTCCCCACCGTCGGCGGCAGCGTCGCCTTCCACGGCGGCTACGAGGGGAACCCCCTCGTCAACGTCGCCTGCGTCGGCCTCACGAACGAGGACCGGCTGGTGACCGCGACCGCTCAGGAGCCCGGAAACAAGCTCGTCCTCGTCGGCAACGGCACCGGCCGCGACGGGCTCGGCGGCGCCTCCTTCGCCAGCGAGGACCTCGCGGAGGACGCCGAGACGGAGGACCGCCCCGCGGTGCAGGTCGGCGACCCCTACGCCGAGAAGCGGCTGATCGAGTGCAACGAGGCGCTGGTCGACGAGGACCTGATCCTGTCGGCCCGCGACCTCGGCGCGGCCGGGCTCGGCGGCGCCTCCTCCGAGCTCGTCGCGAAGGGCGGGCTCGGCGCCCGCATCGACCTCGACCGCGTCCACCAGCGCGAGCCGAACATGAACGCGACCGAGATCCTGCTCGCCGAGAGCCAGGAGCGGATGTGTTACGAGGTCGCCCCCGACGACGTCGACCGCGTCTCCGCGCTCGCCGACCGCTTCGACCTCGGCTGCTCCGTCATCGGCGAGGTGACCGACGGGAACTACGTCTGCGAGTTCGCGGGCGACGGCGACGAGAGCGAGACCGTCGTCGACGTCGACGCCGAGTACCTCGCCGACGGCGCGCCGATGAACGACCTCCCGAGCGAGGCGCCGACGCAGCCTGACCGCGACCTGCCCGACCCAGAGCCGGCCCTCGGCGACGCGGTCGAGTCGGTCGTCTCGGCCCCGTCGACCGCGAGCAAGCGTTGGGTGTACCGCCAGTACGACCACGAGGTCGGCGCGCGCACCGCCGTGAAGCCCGGTGACGACGCCGCAATCATGGCGATCCGGGAGACCGCGGCGGACGACGAGGCGGCCGCCGCGCTCGATCCCGACGAACAGGGGGTCGGCCTCGCGCTCTCCTCGGGCGCGAACCCGAACTGGACCGCGGCCGCCCCGTACGAGGGGGCCCGCGCGGTCGCCGTAGAGAACGCGACCAACCTCGCCGCGAAGGGCGCGGTCCCGCTCGCGGCGGTCGACTGCCTCAACGGCGGCAACCCGGAGAAGCCGGACGTGTACGGCGGATTCAAGGGGATTGTCGACGGCCTCGCCGACGCCTGCGCCGCCCTCGACACCCCCGTGGTCGGCGGCAACGTCTCGCTGTACAACGACAGCGTCGAGGGGCCGATCCCGCCGACGCCGACGCTCGCGCTGATCGGGACGAAGCGCGGGTACGACGCCCCGTCGGCGGCGCTCGATGCCGAGCGCGCCGACGACTCCGAGCTCCTGTTGGTCGGCGCCGGCGGCGACGCGCTCGGCGGCTCCGAGTACCTCGCGCAGGCGGGCGGGACGGACCGGTTCCCGGACCTGCCGGACGAGTCGGACGGCGTCGCCCTCGCCGACCGCGTCGCGTCGCTCGCGGCGGTCGCCCGGGACGAGTCGACGCTCGCGGCCCACGACGTGAGCGACGGCGGGCTCGCGGTCGCGCTCGCCGAGCTGGTGACCGACGCGGCCGGCGCCGACGTTCGTCTCCCCGACCGCGTCGCGGCGTTCGACGAGACGCCCGGCCGCCTCGTCGTGCAGACGACCGACCCCGAGGCGGTCGCCGAGGCCGCGGGCGAGCTTCCCGTGCACCGGCTCGGCGACGTGACGACGGACGGGACGCTCTCGCTGTCGGTCGGCGGCGAGTCGACCGCAGTCGACGCCGACGCGATCCGCGAGCTCCGCGGCGTGATCGAGCGCGAACTGGCCTGA
- a CDS encoding DUF58 domain-containing protein: MSESGGSATDGEPAERGGAAEGGGAAEGAEAAATERSVRREAETGRWDGVRGAALALVGVGVVARRPGLVLLGAVGVGYALYAGVGEAPAAALDVTRTVSDATPEPGDEVTVAVRARNVGDASLADLRLVDGVPPGLEVVDGPARVATALRPGAAVAFEYAVRASRGEHEWESVTAITRNPSGSRERTTAIEPADPARVVCTPELAAGGDLPLRGLTTRSHGRMPTDVGGAGVEFHATREYRRGDPLKRVDWNRRARTGELATVELREERAATVVLLVDARDTAYAAAEPAAETGVEASVGAAGQAFRALLDGGDRVGIAALGPVDCWLAPGAGTAHAARGRETLATDPALAPTPSGDRFYRSLWLRRFRRRLPADAQVLFFTPLVDDAAASLARRIDAHGHLVTVLSPDVTASGTAGERLVGFERRERLRELRSAGIRAVEWGGESFPVAVARATNRWSP; this comes from the coding sequence ATGAGCGAGAGCGGCGGTTCGGCGACTGACGGCGAGCCAGCGGAGCGCGGAGGGGCCGCGGAGGGCGGGGGGGCCGCGGAGGGCGCGGAGGCCGCGGCGACCGAACGCAGCGTCCGCCGCGAGGCGGAGACGGGCCGCTGGGACGGGGTCCGCGGGGCGGCGCTCGCACTCGTCGGCGTCGGGGTCGTGGCCCGACGGCCGGGACTCGTGCTCCTCGGCGCGGTCGGGGTGGGCTACGCACTCTACGCCGGCGTCGGCGAGGCGCCGGCCGCGGCGCTCGACGTGACCCGAACCGTGAGCGACGCGACGCCCGAGCCGGGCGACGAGGTGACCGTCGCGGTCCGGGCGCGCAACGTCGGGGACGCGTCCCTCGCCGACCTCCGACTCGTCGACGGGGTGCCGCCGGGGCTGGAGGTCGTCGACGGTCCCGCTCGGGTCGCGACCGCGCTCCGCCCGGGCGCGGCGGTCGCGTTCGAGTACGCGGTGCGCGCGAGCCGCGGCGAACACGAGTGGGAATCGGTCACGGCGATCACCCGGAACCCGTCCGGGTCGCGCGAGCGGACGACCGCGATCGAGCCGGCCGACCCCGCGCGGGTCGTCTGCACCCCGGAGCTGGCCGCCGGCGGCGACCTCCCCCTCCGGGGGCTGACGACGCGCTCGCACGGGCGGATGCCGACCGACGTGGGCGGGGCGGGCGTGGAGTTCCACGCCACCCGCGAGTACCGCCGCGGCGACCCCCTCAAGCGAGTCGACTGGAACCGCCGGGCGCGGACGGGGGAGCTGGCCACCGTGGAGCTCCGCGAGGAGCGCGCCGCGACCGTCGTCCTCCTAGTCGACGCGCGAGATACCGCGTACGCCGCGGCCGAGCCGGCGGCGGAGACCGGGGTCGAGGCGAGCGTCGGCGCCGCCGGGCAGGCGTTCCGCGCGCTCCTCGACGGCGGCGACCGCGTCGGGATCGCGGCGCTCGGCCCCGTCGACTGCTGGCTCGCCCCGGGCGCCGGCACGGCCCACGCCGCGCGGGGCCGCGAGACGCTGGCGACCGACCCCGCGCTGGCGCCGACGCCCAGCGGGGACCGCTTCTACCGGTCGCTGTGGCTCCGCCGGTTCCGGCGGCGGCTCCCGGCCGACGCTCAGGTGCTCTTCTTCACGCCCCTCGTCGACGACGCGGCCGCGTCGCTCGCGCGCCGGATCGACGCGCACGGCCACCTCGTCACCGTCCTCTCGCCCGACGTCACGGCGAGCGGGACCGCCGGCGAGCGGCTCGTCGGCTTCGAGCGCCGCGAGCGGCTCCGCGAGCTCCGGTCGGCCGGGATCCGCGCGGTCGAGTGGGGCGGGGAATCGTTCCCCGTCGCGGTCGCCCGGGCGACGAACAGGTGGTCGCCGTGA